In one window of Sandaracinaceae bacterium DNA:
- a CDS encoding NAD(P)/FAD-dependent oxidoreductase — MSRYDAVVVGSGPNGLAAAIRLAQAGASVHVLEAKDTLGGGMRTAELTLPGFHHDVCSAAHPMGILSPFFRTLPLDRHGLSWVQGDASVAHPFEDGPAVLLSRSLEATVAELGADGERYHKLVRPFLSDPHAFVKDALAPLRIPTHPLTMLRFGLLGLRSAVGLGKRFEGERAKALLAGCAAHSVLPLSKSFTGALGLVFLITAHIETWPVVRGGSQALADALVAHLRELGGTLETGRMVERAEDLPDAKLYLFDTSPDQVARIAGPALPLGYLRRLGRYRYGPGVFKLDWALDGPVPWRDPRCVTASTVHVGGTMGEVAAAEAAMWRGEHPERPFVLMVQQADLDPSRAPEGKRTGYAYCHVPAGSEVDLTDVVERQVERFAPGFRDRILARHVSHTRDMHAHNPNYVGGAVTGGVADAFQLFTRPVARWNPYSTPNPRVFMCSAATPPGGGVHGMCGFYAAEGALRRLARVSQAAPLR; from the coding sequence ATGAGCCGCTACGACGCGGTGGTGGTGGGCTCCGGCCCGAACGGGCTCGCGGCGGCCATCCGGCTGGCGCAGGCGGGCGCGTCCGTGCACGTGCTGGAGGCCAAGGACACGCTCGGCGGCGGCATGCGCACGGCCGAGCTCACGCTGCCCGGCTTCCATCACGACGTGTGCTCCGCCGCGCATCCCATGGGCATCCTATCGCCCTTCTTCCGCACGCTGCCGCTCGACCGGCACGGGCTCAGCTGGGTGCAGGGCGACGCCTCTGTGGCGCATCCCTTCGAGGACGGCCCGGCCGTGCTGCTCAGCCGCTCGCTCGAGGCCACCGTGGCGGAGCTGGGCGCGGACGGTGAGCGCTACCACAAGCTGGTCCGGCCGTTCCTGTCGGACCCGCACGCCTTCGTGAAGGACGCGCTCGCGCCGCTGCGCATCCCGACCCACCCGCTGACCATGCTGCGCTTCGGCCTGCTGGGCCTGCGCTCGGCGGTGGGCCTCGGCAAGCGCTTCGAGGGCGAGCGCGCCAAGGCGCTCTTGGCCGGCTGCGCCGCGCACTCGGTGCTGCCGCTCAGCAAGTCGTTCACGGGCGCGCTCGGGCTGGTGTTCCTCATCACGGCGCACATCGAGACCTGGCCCGTGGTGCGCGGGGGCTCCCAAGCGCTGGCCGACGCGCTGGTGGCGCACCTGCGCGAGCTGGGCGGCACGCTCGAGACCGGGCGCATGGTGGAGCGCGCCGAGGACCTGCCCGACGCCAAGCTCTACCTGTTCGACACCAGCCCCGATCAGGTGGCGCGCATCGCTGGGCCGGCCCTGCCCTTGGGCTATCTGCGGCGGCTGGGGCGCTACCGCTACGGGCCGGGCGTGTTCAAGCTGGACTGGGCGCTGGACGGGCCGGTGCCCTGGCGCGACCCGCGCTGCGTGACCGCGTCCACGGTGCATGTGGGCGGCACCATGGGCGAGGTCGCGGCGGCCGAAGCGGCCATGTGGCGCGGCGAGCACCCGGAGAGGCCCTTCGTGTTGATGGTGCAGCAGGCCGACCTCGACCCGAGCCGCGCGCCCGAGGGGAAGCGCACCGGCTACGCCTACTGTCACGTCCCGGCCGGCAGCGAGGTGGACCTGACCGACGTGGTGGAGCGGCAGGTGGAGCGCTTCGCCCCGGGCTTCCGCGACCGCATCCTCGCGCGGCACGTGTCACACACGCGTGACATGCACGCGCACAACCCCAACTACGTAGGAGGCGCCGTGACGGGCGGCGTGGCCGACGCGTTCCAGCTGTTCACGCGGCCGGTGGCGCGCTGGAACCCCTACAGCACCCCGAACCCACGTGTATTCATGTGCTCCGCGGCGACCCCACCCGGCGGCGGCGTGCACGGGATGTGCGGGTTCTACGCGGCCGAGGGTGCCCTACGCCGCCTCGCGCGGGTGTCGCAGGCCGCCCCCCTGCGATAG